In Nitrospira sp. CR1.1, the following are encoded in one genomic region:
- a CDS encoding AAA family ATPase, which translates to MALVNWLPIGFHLPDGSSTRQALYEGQGWQIVQTVGGNRALLATADLTEKWICAGLLASNTLPRFCFGTLQLSMIASPADQLLCPVSSGPAPNSKSEALAFATALKATRACDSVSPLQDSLYIEKLQRLLPTYSISSCTDDATVLGYWLTGGARIPVTSFRRLTHTLNWLDATHLKDIVEEAGFSVNEGPLVDSQPVSPNSVAVAQPSLQPAKSTTTPQARFELPGRPELETFFNEHVVDIIEHPDRYKALGITFPSAVVLHGPPGCGKTFAVQRLIDFLGWPSYEINASSVASPYIHETSRKVAQVFTDAIEHSPSIIVIDEMEAFLAERAPGVGHHRVEEVAEFLRRIPEAVHHGVLVVAMTNKIEMIDPAILRRGRFDHIILVGNATQPEIADLLTTLLSSLPTEPDVEITPLAKALSGRPLSDVSFMVREGARLAARSGKARLGQAHMLAALHATPTRQTDNANTARIGFV; encoded by the coding sequence ATGGCGCTCGTAAATTGGCTCCCAATTGGATTTCACCTGCCCGATGGTAGTTCCACGAGACAAGCACTGTATGAGGGACAGGGCTGGCAAATCGTTCAAACAGTCGGCGGCAATCGCGCTCTGCTCGCCACCGCAGACCTCACTGAAAAATGGATCTGCGCAGGTTTATTAGCGTCTAATACACTTCCTCGGTTTTGCTTCGGCACGTTGCAGCTTTCTATGATCGCTAGTCCTGCGGACCAGTTATTATGTCCGGTCTCCTCCGGACCTGCCCCAAATTCGAAGAGTGAAGCCCTTGCTTTTGCCACCGCACTCAAAGCGACCAGAGCATGCGACAGTGTCTCGCCGCTCCAGGACTCACTCTACATCGAAAAGCTTCAACGCCTTTTGCCTACCTATAGCATCAGTTCTTGTACCGATGATGCCACCGTGTTGGGGTATTGGCTCACAGGAGGTGCTCGAATCCCAGTGACATCCTTTCGGCGTCTCACTCACACTTTGAATTGGCTAGATGCCACTCACCTAAAGGATATCGTTGAGGAGGCGGGCTTCTCCGTCAATGAAGGACCACTGGTGGACTCTCAGCCCGTTTCGCCCAATTCAGTGGCAGTCGCTCAACCATCCCTTCAGCCCGCTAAAAGTACCACCACCCCCCAAGCCCGATTCGAATTACCAGGGCGACCAGAACTCGAAACGTTTTTCAACGAACATGTCGTGGATATCATCGAACATCCGGATCGTTATAAGGCGCTTGGGATCACCTTTCCATCGGCAGTCGTCCTTCATGGCCCACCTGGATGTGGCAAAACATTTGCGGTGCAGCGGTTGATCGATTTTTTAGGGTGGCCTAGCTACGAAATCAATGCTTCCAGTGTGGCGAGTCCATACATCCACGAGACTAGCCGAAAAGTCGCTCAAGTTTTTACGGATGCCATAGAGCATTCACCTTCAATCATCGTCATTGACGAAATGGAAGCGTTCTTAGCCGAAAGAGCACCCGGAGTCGGACATCATCGCGTAGAAGAAGTCGCCGAGTTTCTTCGACGGATTCCTGAAGCGGTCCATCATGGAGTGCTCGTCGTTGCCATGACTAATAAAATTGAAATGATAGACCCCGCCATTCTTAGAAGAGGACGGTTTGACCATATCATCCTCGTAGGGAATGCCACTCAGCCAGAAATCGCAGATCTTCTCACAACCCTACTGTCTTCCTTACCCACTGAACCCGATGTCGAAATCACACCACTCGCCAAGGCATTGTCTGGACGACCGTTGTCTGATGTCTCATTCATGGTGCGAGAGGGCGCACGATTGGCCGCCAGGTCGGGAAAGGCACGGTTGGGGCAAGCACATATGCTAGCGGCCTTGCACGCAACACCAACCCGTCAAACGGATAACGCGAACACGGCCCGCATTGGCTTCGTTTAA